In Leisingera sp. NJS204, the DNA window GTTCATTCCGATGATCAGGCACACCACGGCACAGGCGGCAGAGGCCCATTTTATAAAGTCGAAATCCGGCCCGGTCTTAAAGGGCTGCAACGGATGTGTGCCATGCGGCTTCAACCCGGTCTGGATGCCAAATCCTGCTTCAGCATCCCCGGCAGGCAAGTATTGCGACAGCCAAGTTTCACGCTCGCTGCCGGCCTGGGCGAAACTCAGCATCGCGTCATCAGCAAGCGCAGTGACCGTTGTGGTTTTTTCACCCTTTTTCGGGGACCAGGTGAACTCCCCTTCGGCAAAGGTGATCCGGCTGGTGGAGGTGCCGTAATACTGAAACGTGCGGGATCCCGCATGCACCTTTGGCCGGTGTTCCGCCCGTTCCACCCAATGCACCGACATCCATACCGGGCGCCGGTAGCGCCGAGTGAAAACCAAATGGCCATCCTCAATCGTCAGCCAGGCATAGCCGTGGGTCGGGGAAAAAAGCTGGTGATCCACCCAGATCCAGGTCCGCACGCCCCAGCGTTCTTCGTGCTGCAATGTGCCGATCACGGTGTAGTCTGCACCGAACAGAGTGCCGGTCATGCCGATTGCGAACGGGCTGATCGGGCGTTTGATATCGTTGAACGTGCGAACAGCGCGGTAATTGTCCAACGCGTCCAGTTCAGTGCCGCAATAGGGGCAGATATGCACCGTCACCCGGCCGCCGCCCAGGATATCCAGCCCTGCCCCGCAGGAGGTGCAGTTGACCGCCTTCAATTCAGCGTTCCGGGTCATGCCAGCACCTCGACCTCAAACGGGTCATACCACCGGCCATGGTACCATTCGCGGCGGCTGCCCTGAAACTCCGCTGACAACAGCGTGCCGTCATCGCCCTGCAAGTTTACAAAGCGATAGCGCTCGCCCACCAGCAGGGGCTGATCGAAACTGCCGCGCACTGCGATGCATTCGGCATCGTCTTCTTCGGCAACTGCGAACTCCACGCTGTCATGGTCAATGCGCTGCCCCAGCCGTAGATAGCCGTCATACCGCGGCCAGGCAGCGCGCTGCAGCACCCGCTGCATCACGATGTCGCCCTCATCTATCGAGACCCAGCAGGGGGCGCCTTTGTCATCCAGCGCCCAAAACTCGTCCCAATATCCGCGCCCATAGGAAAACCGCGCGTGGCCCAGGATCTGCAACTGGTGGCCGCCTAACCGGATGGCGCTGCCAAGGCCGAACAGCAGCGGGGTGTCATGCATGACACCTGCGTCGCCTGCGAGCCGCACCTGCGCATCCTCGATGAACAGGGTAGTGCCGCAGGCCTCGCAAGCGGTCAGCTTGACCGTGGCCGCCTTCGGGGTCACCGGGCTGGCACAATTGGGGCAGTGAAACATGCTCATGGCTTCCCAATTCCCCAAGCCGGCGGTCAATTCAAGCGGGAAGTCCGGGACAGGGCAACAATTGATCAGTACTGTTGACCCAATGTTTCGCACGCGAAACATTCCGGCAGCAAGGCTGACCTGTTTGCAAGCAGACGGGCCGCCGTGTTTTTCCGGATGGCCCTCACCGGCCCCATATGTTAGCGATAACTCAACTTTAACCAGCCATATGGCAACAGAGGCAATTGAATTGCCCCGCCCCAAGCGGCACAATGGCCTGGCCTCTGTAGAACAGCGATGTAAAATCAATGGTTTCCCGCGTCATCCCCGTTGAACCCTTTGACCTCGTGCTGTTTGGCGCGACCGGCGACCTGGCCCGCCGCAAGATCCTGCCGGCCTTGTTTCACCGCTTCCAGATCGGTCAGTTCAGCGATGCGTGCCGGATCATCGGCAGCTCGCGCAGCACATTGACCGCCGAAGAATTCCGCGCCCAGACCGCCGATGCTATCCGCGATTTCGGCCAGGATGTGGAGACCACGCCTGCGGAAATCGCCGCTTTCACCGCCCTTCTGGACTATGTCGCGGTGGATGCACGCGGCGATGCCGGCTGGGATGTGATTCACGGGAAACTGCGCGACGATGCGGTGCGCGCCTTCTACCTCTCGGTCGGCCCGCCGCTGTTCACCGACATTGCCCGCCGCCTCAGCGAGACCGGCATCGCCACGCCGGACAGCCGCATCGTGCTGGAAAAACCCTTTGGCCATGATCTGGCTTCAGCCCAATCCCTGAACACCGCGCTGCGGGCCCATTTCGAGGAACGGCAGATCTACCGGATCGACCATTACCTGGGCAAGGAAACCGTGCAGAACCTGATGGCGCTGCGCTTTGCCAATTCGCTGTTTGAACCCTTGTGGAACTCCTCGCACATCGACCATGTGCAGATCACCGTGGCCGAGAGCATCGACGTTGAAGGGCGCGGGGAATACTACGATAAATCGGGCGCCATGCGGGACATGGTGCAGAACCATCTGATGCAGCTGCTGTGCCTCACTGCGATGGAGCCGCCCGCGCAATTCACCCCAAACGCCGTGCGCGATGAAAAGGTCAAAGTGATCGAGGCGCTGCGCCCGGTGCCCCAATCCAGCATCGCCCGCGGCCAGTACCGGAGCCGGAACGGCGGCAAAGCCGGCGGCAGCTACCGTGACCACGCCGCCAACCCGTCCAGCCGCACCGAAAGCTATATCGCGCTCAAGGTTGAAGTGGCGAACTGGCGATGGGCCGGGATCCCCTTCTACCTGCGCACCGGCAAATGCCTGCGCGAGCGGGTGAGCGAGATCGCCGTCTATTTCCGCGACCCGCCGCACAACATCTTCGAAGGTTCCGGCACCGTGCATGGCAATGTGCTGGTGATCCGTCTGCAACCGGATGAGGGCATTACGCTGAAGACCACAATCAAGGACCCCGGCCCGGGCGGCATGCGCCTGACGGGGGCCAATCTGGACATGACATTTGCGGATGAGCTGCCAGAATCGGGCCGCCCGCAGGACGCCTATGAGCGGCTGATCATGGATGTGATCCGCGGCAACCAGACCCTGTTCATGCGCGGCGACGAGGTTGAGGCCGCCTGGGCCTGGGCCGACCCGATCATCGCCGGCTGGGAGGACGCGGGCGAAGCGCCGCAGCCCTATGACAGCGGCAGCACGGGACCTGATGACTCGTTGCTGCTGATCCACCGCGACGGCCGCCGCTGGCGCAGTATCGGAACCTGAGATGACTGCCCTCCCCTTTGCCCCCGCAGTTTGCTACAAAGGCACCCCATGACCCTGAACCCCACCCTGGCCGCCGTCACCGACCGTATCATCGCCCGCAGCGAGGTCACCCGCTCGGCCTATCTGGAACGGATGGCTGCTGCCTGCGGCAAGGGACCTGCGCGGGCGCATCTGTCCTGCTCCGGCCAGGCCCATGCTTATGCCGCCACCGGGGCGGACCAGCAGACACTGGCCCAGGGCGCCAAGGGTCATCTGGGAATTGTCACCGCCTATAATGACATGCTGTCGGCGCATCAGCCGTTTGAAACCTACCCAGGCTTGATCCGCGACGCTGTGCGCCGGGCCGGCGGCACCGCCCAGGTGGCGGGCGGGGTGCCTGCCATGTGCGACGGCGTCACCCAAGGCGAGGCCGGCATGGAGCTGAGCCTGTTTTCCCGCGACACCATTGCCATGGCCGCAGGCATCGCGCTCAGCCATAATGTATTCGACGCCGCGGTTTTTCTTGGCGTCTGCGACAAGATCGTGCCGGGGCTGGTGATCGGCGCCCAGGCGTTCGGCCACATCCCGGCGGTTTTCCTGCCGGCAGGTCCGATGACCAGCGGCCTTGCCAACGATGAAAAAGCCAAGATCCGCCAGAAGTTTGCGGCCGGGGAAATCAACCGCGAAGAGTTGCTGAAGGCAGAAATGGCGGCCTATCACGGGCCCGGCACCTGCACCTTCTACGGCACTGCCAACACCAACCAGATGCTGATGGAGTTCATGGGCCTGCACCTGCCCGGCTCCTCTTTTGTCACACCCGGCACACCGCTGCGCGAGGCCCTGACGGTTGAGGGCGCCAAACGTGCGCTGTCGCTCAGTGCATTGGGGAACAATTATACCCCGGTCTGCGACGTTCTGGACGAGAAAGCCTATGCCAATGGCATCGTCGGGCTGATGGCCACCGGCGGTTCCACCAATCTGCTGATCCATCTGATCGCAATGGCCCGTGCGGGCGGCATCCTGCTAGACTGGCAGGACTTTGCAGATCTGTCCGAAGCGGTGCCGCTTTTGGCAAAGGTCTACCCCAACGGCCTTGCTGACGTGAACCATTTCCACGCGGCCGGCGGCCTCGGCTACATGATCGGCGAACTGCTGAAAGCCGGCTGCCTGCACCCCGACACCAAAACCGTGGCAGGCGACGGGTTGGAAAATTACGTGATGGAACCGTTCCTGTCCGAAGACGGCCTGACTTTCCGCGCCGGTCCGGGGCAAAGCCTGAACGACGCGGTGCTGCGCCCGGCAGATGCGCCGTTCCAGGCAACCGGCGGGCTGAAGCGGCTGACCGGAAACCTGGGCACTTCGGTGATCAAGGTCTCGGCAGTGGCCAAGGAGCACCAAGTGATCGAGGCCCCCGCCCGCGTCTTTCATGACCAGGAAGAAGCCAAGGCCGCCTTCAAGGCAGGTGAGCTGACCGGCGACGTGATTGTTGTGGTGCGCTTCCAGGGCCCCAAGGCCAACGGCATGCCGGAATTGCACAGCCTGACCCCGATGCTGGGCATCATGCAGGGCAAGGGCCAGAAGGTGGCGCTGGTCACCGACGGGCGGATGTCCGGGGCCTCCGGCAAGATCCCCGCCGCGATCCATGTGGTGCCCGAAGCGCTGGACGGCGGCCCGATAGCCAAACTCAAGGACGGTGACATGCTGCGG includes these proteins:
- a CDS encoding DUF4178 domain-containing protein, whose protein sequence is MSMFHCPNCASPVTPKAATVKLTACEACGTTLFIEDAQVRLAGDAGVMHDTPLLFGLGSAIRLGGHQLQILGHARFSYGRGYWDEFWALDDKGAPCWVSIDEGDIVMQRVLQRAAWPRYDGYLRLGQRIDHDSVEFAVAEEDDAECIAVRGSFDQPLLVGERYRFVNLQGDDGTLLSAEFQGSRREWYHGRWYDPFEVEVLA
- a CDS encoding DUF4178 domain-containing protein is translated as MTRNAELKAVNCTSCGAGLDILGGGRVTVHICPYCGTELDALDNYRAVRTFNDIKRPISPFAIGMTGTLFGADYTVIGTLQHEERWGVRTWIWVDHQLFSPTHGYAWLTIEDGHLVFTRRYRRPVWMSVHWVERAEHRPKVHAGSRTFQYYGTSTSRITFAEGEFTWSPKKGEKTTTVTALADDAMLSFAQAGSERETWLSQYLPAGDAEAGFGIQTGLKPHGTHPLQPFKTGPDFDFIKWASAACAVVCLIIGMNLQGRSGEVALKRTVLTAADLPAELPVIVSEAGKLTRIRLAGNTNNSWAFVGIELTDPEDEPVFQAGRTVEYYHGRSSDGNWSEGDNKAQLTFRPLMAGTYTLSLEVEESGHWTELSYPQSTKTRPKTAAQNRPALSKLTVSAKSGLSSGLYMGFLAIAFGLLAGQGFLRAWWHRKARWRGSDWVEDDD
- the zwf gene encoding glucose-6-phosphate dehydrogenase, giving the protein MVSRVIPVEPFDLVLFGATGDLARRKILPALFHRFQIGQFSDACRIIGSSRSTLTAEEFRAQTADAIRDFGQDVETTPAEIAAFTALLDYVAVDARGDAGWDVIHGKLRDDAVRAFYLSVGPPLFTDIARRLSETGIATPDSRIVLEKPFGHDLASAQSLNTALRAHFEERQIYRIDHYLGKETVQNLMALRFANSLFEPLWNSSHIDHVQITVAESIDVEGRGEYYDKSGAMRDMVQNHLMQLLCLTAMEPPAQFTPNAVRDEKVKVIEALRPVPQSSIARGQYRSRNGGKAGGSYRDHAANPSSRTESYIALKVEVANWRWAGIPFYLRTGKCLRERVSEIAVYFRDPPHNIFEGSGTVHGNVLVIRLQPDEGITLKTTIKDPGPGGMRLTGANLDMTFADELPESGRPQDAYERLIMDVIRGNQTLFMRGDEVEAAWAWADPIIAGWEDAGEAPQPYDSGSTGPDDSLLLIHRDGRRWRSIGT
- the edd gene encoding phosphogluconate dehydratase; its protein translation is MTLNPTLAAVTDRIIARSEVTRSAYLERMAAACGKGPARAHLSCSGQAHAYAATGADQQTLAQGAKGHLGIVTAYNDMLSAHQPFETYPGLIRDAVRRAGGTAQVAGGVPAMCDGVTQGEAGMELSLFSRDTIAMAAGIALSHNVFDAAVFLGVCDKIVPGLVIGAQAFGHIPAVFLPAGPMTSGLANDEKAKIRQKFAAGEINREELLKAEMAAYHGPGTCTFYGTANTNQMLMEFMGLHLPGSSFVTPGTPLREALTVEGAKRALSLSALGNNYTPVCDVLDEKAYANGIVGLMATGGSTNLLIHLIAMARAGGILLDWQDFADLSEAVPLLAKVYPNGLADVNHFHAAGGLGYMIGELLKAGCLHPDTKTVAGDGLENYVMEPFLSEDGLTFRAGPGQSLNDAVLRPADAPFQATGGLKRLTGNLGTSVIKVSAVAKEHQVIEAPARVFHDQEEAKAAFKAGELTGDVIVVVRFQGPKANGMPELHSLTPMLGIMQGKGQKVALVTDGRMSGASGKIPAAIHVVPEALDGGPIAKLKDGDMLRLDAVRGTMEILTEGVLERDTATADLSAYQHGTGRELFSLFRRSVASADEGASVFGV